A window of the Camelus ferus isolate YT-003-E chromosome 22, BCGSAC_Cfer_1.0, whole genome shotgun sequence genome harbors these coding sequences:
- the NANOS3 gene encoding nanos homolog 3, with protein MGTFNLWTDYLGLARLVRAMRGEEEPKTRLDPQPESMPGPEDQRPSPESSPAPERLCSFCKHNGESRAIYQSHVLKDEAGRVLCPILRDYVCPQCGATRERAHTRRFCPLTGQGYTSVYSYTTRNSAGKKLARPDKARSQDSGHRRGGGGGACAGSKGAGKPSGTSPSCSPSTSA; from the exons ATGGGGACCTTCAACCTATGGACAGATTACCTGGGTTTGGCACGCCTAGTGAGGGCTATGCGTGGGGAAGAGGAGCCCAAGACCAGGCTAGACCCCCAGCCAGAATCCATGCCAGGACCGGAGGATCAGAGGCCCAGCCCGGAATCCTCACCAGCTCCTGAACGCCTGTGCTCTTTCTGCAAACACAACGGCGAGTCCCGGGCCATCTACCAGTCCCACGTGCTCAAGGACGAAGCGGGCCGGGTCCTGTGCCCTATTCTTCGCGACTACGTGTGCCCCCAGTGCGGTGCCACTCGCGAGCGTGCCCACACCCGCCGCTTCTGCCCGCTCACCGGCCAGGGCTACACCTCAGTCTACAGCTACACCACCCGCAACTCGGCCGGCAAGAAGCTGGCCCGCCCAGACAAGGCGAGGTCGCAGGACTCGGGACACcgccgaggaggaggaggaggtgcctGTGCAG GTTCCAAAGGTGCCGGGAAGCCTTCCGGAACTTCTCCTTCCTGCAGTCCCTCCACTTCTGCCTAA